A stretch of Coccidioides posadasii str. Silveira chromosome 2, complete sequence DNA encodes these proteins:
- a CDS encoding uncharacterized protein (EggNog:ENOG410Q5H2): MTALEEEWEEWGSKRMFRGMHEVVVLLSHQGDVKVLNYDNEVILKVGSRVRPSEEIAMHLVKEQTDIPVPEIFLAAYIGERHSWHSTDRSLG; encoded by the coding sequence ATGACTGCAttggaggaggagtgggaagAGTGGGGATCCAAACGCATGTTTCGCGGAATGCATGAAGTTGTTGTTCTCTTGAGCCATCAAGGCGATGTCAAGGTCCTAAACTATGACAATGAGGTTATCCTCAAGGTTGGAAGCAGAGTTCGTCCTTCTGAGGAAATTGCTATGCATCTTGtgaaagagcaaactgaTATCCCTGTTCCAGAGATCTTCCTTGCTGCCTACATTGGTGAGCGTCATTCCTGGCACTCCACTGACAGAAGCTTGGGATAG